One Deltaproteobacteria bacterium genomic region harbors:
- a CDS encoding ATP synthase F0 subunit C: MFKRIFTSIVLLMITAIPALAAEAGATVQPQGTGLKDAALALASGLGIGIAAFGGALGQGRSIASALDGIARNPGASGKIVTPMIIGLALVESLVIYAFVIAFLLQGKI; this comes from the coding sequence ATGTTTAAACGAATATTTACATCTATCGTACTGCTAATGATCACAGCGATCCCCGCACTTGCAGCAGAGGCTGGTGCTACTGTGCAGCCGCAAGGTACAGGTCTTAAGGATGCAGCACTTGCTCTTGCAAGCGGTCTTGGAATTGGTATAGCTGCATTTGGCGGTGCACTTGGACAGGGCAGATCAATCGCTTCTGCGCTTGATGGTATTGCGAGAAACCCTGGTGCGTCCGGCAAAATCGTAACGCCCATGATCATTGGTCTTGCTCTGGTAGAGTCACTTGTTATATACGCCTTTGTTATAGCATTTTTATTACAAGGTAAGATATAA
- a CDS encoding AtpZ/AtpI family protein, whose translation MLGFNLKKVGTVFSLSIEAGLSVVVGILIGDYIDKYLKTTPWFTIAFTILGFLASVMRLIELVKFLGANKK comes from the coding sequence GTGCTCGGATTTAATTTAAAAAAGGTTGGCACCGTATTTTCTCTGAGTATTGAGGCAGGACTCTCTGTAGTAGTAGGTATACTGATAGGAGATTATATTGATAAATACCTTAAGACAACGCCGTGGTTTACTATAGCTTTTACTATACTTGGCTTTCTGGCAAGTGTAATGAGGTTGATAGAGCTGGTTAAGTTTTTAGGGGCTAATAAAAAATGA
- the atpB gene encoding F0F1 ATP synthase subunit A → MHEQLTWFSIIPELNKVHDYVITYFISGIILILFSLFTYRLLKKRNYPEVPDGGFTLLSIFDMIYEALYNFTASVIPEEPERYLPLIGTLFVFIFISNLFGVIPGMVPPTDNLHTNFAMAVIVFIAYNYFGFRAHGIKYLKHFMGPVWVLAPIMIVVELISNLVRPLSLSLRLFANMLGDHTALHIFSHLVPVGVPIIFMMLGIFVSFIQALVFSILSAIYIALAVAHEEEH, encoded by the coding sequence ATGCATGAACAATTAACATGGTTTAGCATTATACCGGAATTAAACAAAGTACATGATTACGTAATTACATACTTTATTTCAGGCATAATACTTATATTATTCTCTTTGTTTACCTATAGATTATTAAAAAAAAGAAATTATCCTGAGGTCCCTGACGGTGGATTTACCCTACTTTCTATATTTGATATGATCTATGAGGCTCTTTATAATTTTACGGCATCTGTAATACCGGAAGAACCGGAAAGGTATCTGCCTTTGATTGGAACGTTATTTGTATTTATCTTTATATCAAATCTTTTTGGGGTGATTCCGGGTATGGTGCCTCCAACCGACAACTTACACACAAATTTTGCAATGGCTGTTATTGTGTTTATTGCTTACAACTATTTTGGGTTTAGAGCACATGGCATAAAATATCTCAAACATTTTATGGGACCCGTCTGGGTACTTGCACCTATAATGATAGTAGTTGAACTGATAAGTAATCTTGTTAGACCGCTGTCGCTTTCCCTCAGGCTCTTTGCAAACATGCTCGGAGATCATACGGCACTACACATATTTTCGCACCTCGTGCCTGTAGGGGTTCCTATCATATTTATGATGCTTGGAATATTTGTATCTTTTATTCAAGCACTTGTATTCTCTATTTTAAGTGCCATATACATAGCACTTGCCGTCGCACACGAAGAAGAACATTAA